From one Mya arenaria isolate MELC-2E11 chromosome 4, ASM2691426v1 genomic stretch:
- the LOC128230279 gene encoding sesquipedalian-1-like, translating to MKINEKSLAKYAGSGVPPDREGFLLKKGVLHKAFQRRWFILKGNLLFYYEKRADKDPLGVLVLEGCTVELSDLEDGFMFMLHFPGTSSRTYVLAADSQEDMEGWMKALSGASYDYLKICVTELQKTLKDLETNSNLALLKGAVKERKNLVESGFIKDSSMSASSSSSNHVATHHRHNPFNADYSFDRGSVSSQSENSPDYTDSSRVSTVEKKARTFLEMHADLSEQISEISKLWLEANPHSKLKWPSNKNCT from the exons atgaaaataaatgaaaaaagccTGGCCAAGTATGCAGGATCAGGTGTTCCACCTGACCGAGAAGGTTTCCTCCTCAAGAAGGGGGTTTTACATAAGGCATTCCAGAGACGATGGTTCATACTGAAGGGTAATCTGCTGTTTTACTATGAGAAAAGAGCGGATAAGGATCCCTTAG GTGTGCTAGTACTGGAGGGTTGTACCGTGGAGCTATCAGACCTGGAGGATGGGTTCATGTTCATGCTCCACTTTCCCGGAACCAGCTCGAGGACGTATGTCCTGGCAGCAGACAGCCAGGAGGACATGGAGGGCTGGATGAAG GCGCTGTCAGGGGCTAGTTATGACTATTTGAAAATCTGTGTGACAGAGCTTCAGAAAACACTAAAAGACTTGGAAACCAATTCAAACTTGGCACTTCTAAAAGGTGCTGTGAAGGAGAGAAAAAATTTAGTGGAATCGGGTTTCATTAAGGACTCATCCATGTCTGCCAGTTCTAGTTCCTCAAATCACGTTGCTACTCATCACCGACATAACCCATTTAACGCTGATTACTCATTTGATCGTGGCAGTGTCTCAAGTCAGTCGGAGAACTCACCCGATTATACCGATAGTTCAAGGGTTTCAACAGTGGAGAAGAAAGCTAGGACATTCCTTGAAATGCATGCTGATTTAAGTGAACAAATTAGTGAGATAAGCAAGTTATGGCTTGAGGCAAACCCACATTCCAAGCTAAAATGGCCTTCAAACAAAAACTGTACTTAA